The Limanda limanda chromosome 21, fLimLim1.1, whole genome shotgun sequence genome contains the following window.
TAATGCTcaataataaaatgatttattaataataataacaatagtaaTTATCATGATAATACTAATCTCATATGCAATCCCTTACAGTGTATATGCtcacagtttatatatatataaacacaacaaatttCCCCATTGTAGTACTAATAGAATACTATCTTATCTAATCAGAGGCAAGTTCCAGGACATTATATACTGATGTGTTCACGTTattctttattataattttaataaCAATCGTAATACAAATAATGCGTTTTAGTACCAGGTACCTTTCAAGGACACCTTGCAGATATGAAACAATCAAAAGCGAAATATTAAGATCTGTTCCTCTGGGCCTAGAGCAGCATAACTATGAGCTGGGGCCAGACAGACCTGAGCCGTCTAGCCATAATCTCTGTCAAAAAATGAAGGCTCATTTAGGTCAGACAGAATACTCGTGGTGGGTTCTGAGGCAAGATGTCACAGGTGACTTGTGGGAGAAAGAGTCAAGAGACGAGAGGCTGTACAGCTGAAGGCTGCAGACCTCAGAGAGGACGAGTGGGCAAGAAGAGCAGTGAGCAGGTTAATCTGAGAAATATAATAATCTTTGCAGTTTTGGACAGGTAGCCAGTGTAGTGGTCTGGAGTGATGTGTTCTGCTGGTGATCCGGACAGCTGCGTTCCGGACCAGTTGAACTTCATAGAGAAGCTGACTGGGAAGACCAGAAAGTAGAGAGTTGCAATATCACACCATGACCAGCTtctttatttttcccttttttctcacAGAGGTCTCAGATCTTCTTTGACGATGGAGTCCCAGAACTTAAACCTAACCTGTGCCATCTGCCTGGAGCGTTTCCGATTCCCTGTGACCATCCCCTGCGGACACACCTTCTGTAAGAAGTGCATCATCACCCACTGGGACACCAAAAGCAAGGCCAACCTCGGACCTCAGTGCCCGCTCTGCAGCAAGGAGTTTAACACCCGGCCCATCCTCAAGCGGAATGTGTCCCTGTCGGTCCTGGCAGAGGCTGCGAACAGTGGCGGCCCGTCCTGCAGGGAGTCCCCCATGAGGGCACACGAAGGGGTCCGAGCCATGCAGCTGTGTGATCGCCATAAAAAGCCTCTGGTTTATTATTGCAGGCATGATAAAATGTCTGTGTGCTGCGAGTGTGGTATCGCAGAATGTGCGGCCCATGAGAAGGTCTTGTTGGAGGCGGAAAGGGAAAATCAAGAGGTATAGTAACACAATGGGTTTAGAGTGAAATGCAAAGTCAGTCCAGTTGTAAACTGATCGTAACTATTTAAAGGCTGTTATCTGAGTCTGATGTTTCCTTACAGATGCTGCTGGAGATGAAGAATAAGGAGGTGGGGAAACTCATCGAAGAGACACAGAACTGTATAAAGGACTTGACTGAGAACATCGATCAAGCAAAGGTCAGCTCCACATATAAGCCTGTGTTTATGACCCTGTTCTGACCTGGTAGTACCATCCGTCCTGAGATCCAATCACACCTGGTCAGCACTAAGTTGCTTTTTGCTGGATTACAATGATCTCGGGCCAAACCTTAACAATATGATTAGCACAGTTTTTGTCCTTCACAGACCAGCCGTTAAACCAACACAAAAACGAGAAATGTTTAAAGACTTTGGACAAAAAATTGCATGAAACCAAACCAGACATCAAGAGTTTAGCTTCCTCAAAAAGTGTATTCTCTGGTTTCCCCACTTGTATCATCTTTGTTTATCGTTCCACCAGcatttaggatttttttttaatgtgccaTCTTAAAACTATTTTTCTCAGTGTTTGCATCAAATATAAGTTGTGATTTCCTTGGTACGATTTGCACCTCTTCCTTGTATATGATGCTAGCTTTAGGATTGACACTGCTCTCTCTGAAATCTATAATCAGTATTTGTTTGCTTCTCAGTGTCCATacgttgatttgtttgtagccacaatatcaacactgatcaccaccTATTGActgatacttttcttaaattggtcaaatctttcttcacagctgcacacattcattcagtcaGTCCCCCCTTAAcccacttcctctctttccctcgtTTACgccaacatacacacaaatgtcGTTGTCAAAGTCAGACGCATCTCTGAACTCAAACTGGGTTAAATTGGGTCTCAGCGAACATTtgaataccaggtgtgaacacaggTAGTTAACACTGACCATGTGATCGAAAGGCTTCACTATGCTTTAAACAAACTGGCTTAATCAAGGCCAAAGAGAGGGGGAGGTTTACAGAGGAAGAAAATGCACATTGGGTAAAAATCCTGCTTCCCCCCTCAGAGTTCAGATGAAGTTGAAAATCCAGACTGTTTTTCAAGCAGTGTTTAGCTGTCAGTAACAGATCACTCCCTGGAGCAGCCTCACTGTTAAAGCCGACTTTAATGGAAATCGGGCCATTGATTATTCTCCCTGCATGCACACATAAGTTGTAGTGAATTTGCAACAAAATGTTCTGGTATAATCTGACAAAGCTGCAGCTCCAAAACCAGCTCTGATGTATTATTTGTAGTTAGATAAAAGGAAATATTCAGAACATGTTCCAGAATTTAACAGAGCAGAtgtgtgattctgtgtttcCCCTCTAACAGGAGACTCTTGAACAGACTTCGACCTGGGCCAATGTCAAGTTCTCCACCCTGCTGAAAATCCTGGCTGAGAAGCAGGAGGCCACAGAGCTCTTCATCGATGAGCAGAGAGAGGCCACCATCACCGAGGCGGAGGCGCGGTTggctgagctggaggagcaTTCCACCAGACTCAAAGAGAGCCAGGAGCAGATAGCAGCTGTAAACAAGCTCACTGATACGGAGCTCATCAAGGTTTGAGCCGCTCACTTTGTACTTCTGCAGTGACTTTTAGTTTTAGTCAGTGTGCATGAGGTGttatgtgtgaacgcaaatgtgagagtgagagcctcaagagtttctgcagactttctccaacTGCCCCCTCGCAAAAAGACACGTAACAGAGGCTAACATGAAAAAAAGGTAGAAGACAGactaacgccgggtttacaccgggcgctgaagcgacgcgtaagcgtcgcgtaagcgcagcgcactagcgcgccggcgctgagctgaacacacaggacgctgaagcctcgcgtaagcgccgcgtagatccctagtgcgcaggcgccaggctggtcacaacaaacacgcttttctccgcggcggtcatcctgcgattcctctccgtgatcacagatccagctgatatttgtcattaactgcaacggcgtcccagcatttgtcctttttaatgttgtctttatataacatgtgccgaggatcatacacctcactgtacttctccatatcaattattaatttaatgtcatccttcttcaagaacttctccgctgtttgctccgttcaatgtcgggtgtcgagggtaaattacgtattctccactccggggagagtacgtagacacacacacacactcccgcccccccctctctctttttatctttatgactgcttgtgtggctgtagtgggggggcagagggggacatttaataatgtgatcggtaaaattggtaaaattaaaactccaggacaacagaaggggaatacaaactatgggatgcatatttgatcatttatatcatataaaatatgtcatcaatattgtttaaaatcatttttcagtgtgtttcctgcagcgatacgctcgcgtcaagcgcaaaaaatagactcgacgccgaaacgatcgctgcactgcgcgaggcagccttggcgcagcgctgcacttcagcgtcctgtgcgaccggcacaaaggattaacatgagagtcgatgggagtcagctgttatttaaggcatggcgctgcgcttaagcgacgcttacgcgtcgcttcagctcccggtgtaaacccggcgttgaTGTTGAGAGATTTTGTCGTTATCCGGACTGATgccggtgtcgatgtgctgtaagaAAAATCATGTGGTCCCTGCAGCAGAATGAATATGTTATATCCTGCCTCCGCTTGCTGCACCatccctcacctgaatcctgcagaggatttgttgctgttgttaagGCGCCTGGGTGGAAAACGTCGGGCTGCGTTGTGCATgactagggttagggttagtaatAACAGGGCGCTTTATATGAAAATGTACGGTGAACTTGTTCCCAGGCAAAGTCCTGCTCTGGGATCAATGAGCTGACAGCATATTCACACATGAGTACGATGATACAGAATACGCTTATCCCATTGGTGGAGGAGGTACTGTTGCTCGAGGAGAAGATAGAGGAAGATAAGTAAGTATAAGGAGAAGATAGTGGAAGATAAGTTAGTATAAGGAGAAGAGAGTGGAAGACAACAAAGCAGCATGGGTGACAGTGCCACAGACGCCGACACTGCTTTACAGGGCGGTACAGCTTCAAGCAGCAAGACGACTCGTACTCCTCcgagaaaaaagcagaaaaggatgaaaaaatACCGGGAGGAATGGGAAAAAGTTAACACTTgggtgtttattttgtttattattaaagtgaattgctggataataagttgttttccatgtgttcatgtcactcaaaaatatgcatctaaTTTAATTCAGGgtcaaatagttaaaaaatCATTTCACTCACAAAAAAAGGGGCTAAAAAAATTCACCATGCCAGGGAGGGTGAAGGCAATCGGGTCGGCCGGCCCTGCCAATGAGGTgtcccttttttaatttttcaggGAGTAAGCAACCCTATGCATGACAAACAAACTGTTGAGTAAGTCCGGAGTCACTTATAGGAcggctgaatgtgtgtgttatcagtGCAGCCAATATTTTAAAATACCAAAATGAAGATAGagaaaatgtagatattagatGGATCTGATGTTATAATGTGTCTTGGATATTGTTGCTGTAGGTATAACAGATGTGTGGGTAGTGATGAAGCAAATAAAGGCCTTAATATGACGCAGCTAGAGCGAACAAATAAAGTATGTCAAGCTCCTCCTTAGAATGTTCTCTGTATCTCTCCACAGGAATCCATGCTTATAGAAGTTCCACATTTTAAGGTCATCCCCACAGATGTAACACCCAACCTTCAAGATCGATTAAACTGCGTCACCGACATCTTGTCCCGCGTCTCCAAGCTGGTGTCTGAGGACCTGGACAAAGCAGTGAGCACCACAGTGGCTCCGGACAAAGATGGTAACGGGCCTTCTCGAATGAGGGAGGAAGTTAGTTTTCATTTACCAgcagtttatttttcagttttagcTCTTGTGTTCTCATTCTCTTCACTGGTCGCCAGGTTCTCCTCAGGATAAGAGGCCAGTCGGAGCTGTGGTTCCCAGTCCCGCTGCTCCGTGCCACCCTGGTGGGCAAGAGGGCCTCAACGCTTGTAAGTCTTATCTGATGTTTTCTTGTTCAAACTGTTTACCCTTTTACAAGTCATTTGCAGAAGTTGGGCAGTTAAACAAGCTTCTGGGATTGGATTTAGTTAGTAGTTCAAAATAAGGACAGTTGTGTCCCGGTTTTGGTCCTCCTGAGATAAGACGATGGAAAAGAAGTATCTTTGGATTTTGTTAGATCTTAGTCTGTACTTCTTTGTCATTACAGACCGATgctctctgacctttgacccccgcACGGCCAACGGACACCTGTTTCTGTCTCAGGAGAACCAGAGGGCGGAGCACCTGACGTCTGGGCCCCGGCCCGTGCCGGTTCACGAGTCCCGCTTTGATTACACCTGGCAGGTGCTCTGCTTCCAGGGCTTCACCAAAGGGCAGCACTACTGGGAACTGGAGGTGTCCAAGCCCTGGGCCTACCTCGGGGTAAAGACATATTCTGTAGTGACTAACTGTATTGTTTGTGAACTGTTTTGAGAACGGATCATTAATAATGGAACTGAAGCTCAGGAAAATGAATTAACACAGTAGCTATAATTAACATTCACTTACTAACATTTCATAGCAATGTAAACACAGCTGAGAGTCTAGACATGTGAACAGCTCTGTGAGCCTGGACTTGGGCGGAGGGGTGTTTTGTGCTCAGTGCTAATATCCTCAAAATTACAATGCTACAGTGTTTCCCATTTGACCATCTTCATTTAGTATCGTAGCACCAAAGTGCAGCTGAAGCATATGGTAACATTGTCTGGTTTGCGAGTATTGCAACTATATCCAGAAGTTGCTATTGTTCGACTTGAATCTGACCAAAATCAGACACACTAACTGAACAACAAGCCAATTTTTCTTTAGATAGTCAGCACTGACCAGAATACAACTCagtagaggaaagaaaaactacagaCTAGAGCTTCTGGGTGATCATTCAGTTTTATTATTGAGGTACAATTGTGTATAATTGTGATAATCCTCTTCAGttgttcatattcatattctgaGAAGTATTGTGTGGAATGTCTTGAAATTGTGTTCAGACATTCTTGGAAATAATTGTACCAACTAGAAAGACTTAGTAGAGCACATGCTTCCACCAATTAAGTCcccttttgaaaccacattttaattcactagatctagatttttatttgcattggcaccaaatttcacacagtcataaatgtcagtcccctaaacatgacagatttttttttcccatcaagatCGTTGAaatattctcagagaaatcaaaaGTGTGAAAAATgcattatcttatcttatagaAAGTGAAAAGACATTTCTGGATCGGCCCCTGATCCTGAAATTAagaatttaatgggttcttaagccttaatatatattttcttaattcaagacAACTTGGGAATTattgcaaattttttttttttttctaatacaTATGTTGGACATACATTCTTTTAATCCCCGATTTCAAACAGCATCCAAAAATCCACATTGATCAGCCTCTAGTGACATAAGTGATTAAGTGAAGGAAATCTGTCTCTCGTCAGGTGACGTACGAGGCCATCCCCAGGAAGGAGAAAGGCAAGCGCTGCATGGTGGGTATGAACGAACTTTCCTGGAGCCTGCAGCTGGACGAGCACCAGCTCAGCGCCTGGCACAACAGCCGGAAGGAGACCCTGGTGGGCCACTCGCAGCACAGGCGCATCGGCATGCTGCTGGACTACGAGGCGGGGACGCTCACCTACTACGGGGACGGTCAGACCCGGCTGCACGCCTTCCACTATGCCTTCACCAAGGAGCTGTACCCCGCCTGCTGGATAGGAGAGGGGGTCAGCATCACCCTGTGCTCCACATGAGGGTACATGCATGGAGACGTGAAGACGGGAGCTCAGTGATAAGAAGCACTATCAAACATGGCCACTGTCGGACTCAACAGAGAAGATCACGGTTAACCATTTAggagtt
Protein-coding sequences here:
- the trim65 gene encoding E3 ubiquitin-protein ligase TRIM65, whose product is MESQNLNLTCAICLERFRFPVTIPCGHTFCKKCIITHWDTKSKANLGPQCPLCSKEFNTRPILKRNVSLSVLAEAANSGGPSCRESPMRAHEGVRAMQLCDRHKKPLVYYCRHDKMSVCCECGIAECAAHEKVLLEAERENQEMLLEMKNKEVGKLIEETQNCIKDLTENIDQAKETLEQTSTWANVKFSTLLKILAEKQEATELFIDEQREATITEAEARLAELEEHSTRLKESQEQIAAVNKLTDTELIKESMLIEVPHFKVIPTDVTPNLQDRLNCVTDILSRVSKLVSEDLDKAVSTTVAPDKDGSPQDKRPVGAVVPSPAAPCHPGGQEGLNAYRCSLTFDPRTANGHLFLSQENQRAEHLTSGPRPVPVHESRFDYTWQVLCFQGFTKGQHYWELEVSKPWAYLGVTYEAIPRKEKGKRCMVGMNELSWSLQLDEHQLSAWHNSRKETLVGHSQHRRIGMLLDYEAGTLTYYGDGQTRLHAFHYAFTKELYPACWIGEGVSITLCST